CGATTGCCCAGATATCTCTGGGCAATACTATTTCGTTTCGAATTTAATCTTTCTAATAATCAATCCATTACCTTTCACATTTGCTATTTTTAATTTTAATTGCAAAGACATACATCTTCTATGCCATATGGTTTTTGATTCCAACCATGGCATTGGCGGGTATTACGGGGGCGAAAATGGCACCGAAGGTCACAAGAGGGCCGATTGCAGCAAAGAAAAAGCGCATGCCCTTTATCGCGTTGAATGGTTTGCTGGTTCTGACGCCGGCAGCCATCTTTCTTCACTATCTTGCAAGCGCAGAGCAGTTTACCAGCACGTTTTACATCATTCAGATTATTGAATTAATTGCGGGCTTCACCAACTTGATACTAATGAGCATGAGTATCCGAGACGTTATGCAGCAGAAAAAGCCCGCACAATTAGCCTAAGCCATTAAACGATGGATCTGCTCAATGGTATCTTGGGCAGATTCATAATCAACGGGCAGCTCGACCACACCATTGGCCGTCTCTACAAACAAGGATGGGAAACTATTCCCACCGATAGAACGAGCGAAACCCAGTTCCTCCATAAATTGTTGGTTTAGAGCTTCAGACTGAAAATCTTGCAAGAACTGCGCTTCATCAAGACCAATCTCCGCAGCTATCGCAATCAATACTTCACTGTCACTCGGGTTTCGTGCTTGAAGGTAATAAGCATGCTGGATGGCGCGTAGCATCTCTTTCTCCGCTCCCTGCTTGCGTGCCGCTAACACTGCTCGACAAGAAGGATAAGTTGAGCGCTTAGGGGTGTTTTTCGTCCAGAAGTCATAGTTGAACTCAGTGCCCAGATAGTTTTCGATCTTTTTCCAATACGAGGCAATTTGTTCACGCATGGCGATGGGCATAGGCTCCATAGAGTCTGGCGCCAACCCCCCAACCACATACTGCACTGTCACCTCATCAGCTAACGCACTCTGGATTTTTTCCCAAGTGGGTTTGTAACCCCAACACCAAGAACACATAGGGTCGTAAACGTAGTAGAGTTTGGCTGTTTGCATGAGTTCATCCTTATAGTGAGTAGCGAATCAGGGTCTACATCACCAATTCGTCTATTTCCTTTAACCCCATAGAGGTAATTGTTACCTCTGCTTGATCGAGATCATTTTAACAAAGTGATTACATCATTTATGTTGACATAATGTTACAGAGATTAACAAGAGGGATACCCATGGAACTGAAAAAAGACCCAAGATGTTACACTGACGTTTGTGTAGGTGGTAAATGGTTTCATCATGATCACTGTACCAGTAAAGCGTATATGCTCAAGGGCGGTGCGGATGTGAGTGTGGAATTTAACAAAATACCTGAAACAGAAGACGAACTTATTGAACTGTTAGTTCAGAGTGTTTAAACAGCAAGCGCTTAGCAGCCCCCATTGCTAAGCGCTTGTTGTTTATCTGCTATTTATTGATTGCGAGGTAAGTACCAGCAGCAATCATTACACCGCCAGCTCCTTGATTCAGCTTGCGTTGAGCACTTGGTGTTTTCAACACTTTAACCAGTCGCCCTGCGCCAATCGCGATCATCATTAACCCTGTCATTAGAGCAACAACGCTTAATACCGCAGCCAGTGCAATATCCTGACTATTAAGAACGGTTAAGTCCATAAACGTTGGCAGAAATGAAATATAAAATAAGATCACTTTAGGGTTCGAAGCCGAGATCAGAAAGCCCTGCACAAATCCGGTGATATGAGACGGAGCTTTTGGTGTTTGATCTTGTTGAATCGCTTCACTGGCCTCAGGCAGTGCTTTGATCATCTTATAGCCGAGATAGATGAGGTAAGCCGCACCGACGTAGCGAATCAACACAAACAGTGTTGCCCAGTTTTCTGCTATTGCAGCCAAACCCAAGCAGGCTAAAAGGAGATAGATAACATCGCTCGCAACCATTCCAGCAGACAGAGAAATACAGTGTTTTGCACCTGAAACCATCGCACGAGCAACAATGGCAAATACGCCCGGCCCAGGTGTGATGCTAAAGATCAACATAGCGATAAAAAAGGTGATCGCACTTTCAACGGTCATGGCTGTGCCTCATACATAGTGGGTTACTGAAAAGTAACATGATTGTATAAAAATACAATCGCCTTGCAGTATTCAAACCCACTAGAATTTCAGCCAACTGGCATACTCGGGAACCGTATCTTTCAGATCCATGTAAATCCAAACCATGCGATCGACAAACCCTGCTTTGAATACCATTACCACATACTGGTAAATTTGCTTTGCATCGCTCTGCTGATGGGAATACTGTCGTCCCCCATTACCGCAACCATTTTGCCGGAAAAGTCCTTCTTCACTTTATCTATCATCGAGACATTAACCACACTCGAGCGATGTACTTGCCAAAACAACTCCGGATCCAGCTGAGCCAGCAGTTCCTTAAGTGACGTTCGCAGAACATACTCGACTTTGTTGCCCTGCTCTCGCTTGTACAGAGAGACGTATTTGTCTTCTGCTTTGAAATAAAGCACCTCTGACAAAGCAATGAGATGAATCTCTTCGCCCTTGCTTGCTCTAATCCAACTTAAGTATTTCGGCTGAGCAGGCGCGTTGAGCTGCTGAATCTGATTCAGCAAAGTGCCAAGCTCTGTCACGGGTTCAGCGCTATGTAACCTCGCTTTCAGTTTTTCAACGCATTGAGTAAGACGAGCATCAGAGACAGGCTTAAGCAGATAATCCGCCGCATTAGTTTCAAAAGCTTGGACAGCGTATTCGTCATACGCCGTCACAAACACAATATGAGGTTGGCAATCACGCTTAGAGAGCTTCTTCGCCAATGACATACCATCCAGCCCGGGCATTTTTATATCCAGAAATACCACTTGAGGCCGATGTTGCTCAATCATTTCAAGGGCTTGCTCACCATTCGCAGCCTGCCCGACAATATCGAGTTCAGGCCAATACTCAGCAAGCGCCTGATTAAGATGACGACGCAGCAACGGCTCATCGTCAGCAATGACGGCGGTAAGAAGATCAGTTTGCATCCATGTTTTCCTCAAGTTTCTCCAATGAGCGACGTTGTACAGACAACTGAGCAATCACACCACCCGATGCATTCTCTTTCAGGTTCAGTGACGCATGTTGACCAAACAAGGTGGTGAGCCGATGACGAATATTGTCCAGCCCAATACCTTGCCCAGCATGACTAGGCGTATCGCTAAAACCAATCCCATTGTCGATAACAGAAATGGTCACACTATCCTGATTTTCAGCAACCTCTACTGTTATTTTTCCACCGACAGAGCTGGGTTCAATGCCATGTTGTACTGCGTTCTCCACTAGCGGTTGAACCAACAGAGGCGGTATATTGAGGTCACCCAAACAATGGTCGGAGATTTCATAATTCAAGCGTTCTCCGAGCCGTATTTTTTGAATGGCAAGGTAAGCATCCACCAGCTCCAATTCGCCTTTTAAGGTCGTATTGTACTGACGACTGCGTTGTAACGTCCCGCGTAACAGCTCGGTCAGTTTCTCCAACATCCGCTTGGCGCTTGTCGCATCGCTATCTATCAATACGCTAATGTTAGCCAGTGTATTAAACAAGAAGTGAGGTTCAATCTGGCTTTGCAGCTGTTTTAGTTGGCTTAGTAGCAGTGCTTTCTCTTGCTCCGTTTGAATACGGCGAGCCCGTTCCAGCTCCTTTTGAGTCTGCAGCTTTTGCTCATGCGTATAGAAATACAGAAAACAAGCCGCTGAGAAAATAAACCCAAGAATGATGACCGGCTTCATCTGGCTGAAGTCGGCAAACTTGTCGTATTTGCTTAACCAATAGTAGGCATTGGTCGTACCAAACACCATTGAAGCGCCAATAGACAACATGCTCAGCTGACGCCGAGTCCAATGCTCACTCGTCCACTGCAATAAATGAGAACTCAATACTGCGCTGTATCCGTAGCCGAAACTGATAAGAATATGCTCCCAAAACGGGCTTGGCCAGATAGCATGTGTGGCGAATGCGATGATGAGGCAAAAGACTGAGGTGAACACCAAACTCTTCAATACGTCTGTTAAACGAGTAGCAAAGTCAGTCATCAAAATTTCCCTTTTAGATTTATAAAAATCATACGCTTATCTGATAGATTTGCATATACGGAGTCATAGCTTCCCGTCATAAAACGGGCTGCAAGTTCAACGTCGACCGAAGTCTGTCCCGAGTCATAAGCACTGTAGTTAATCCACTGTGTTGCAATGACACCGCCGTCTTGTGGCGATAATAAGAGATCAAAAGTAGGCTCTACATTCTCCAGCCATAAGGCATTTTTACTCCATTGCCACTGACTCCAGCTAGTAGGATTCAAACTCCAATGAAACATGACGTTATGCTGCACCAGATTGATATGGTTGAGTCCCTGAGCGTACGAATGCGATAGACCAGCGGTGTTGACGCTTTCTGATAAAGCTGTCGCTCTTTCCAGTCCCTGCCGCCAATCTTCTTTGCTCCATGCTCGATTGTCGTACCAATATTCAACGATGATTTGATTGCCGGCTTGGCTAGCCCAATTAAGCCCAACCAAACCTTGAAAGCCACTACTTTTGTTAGCCAGAATCACTGGTGAGTAGAGGCCTTGCTGCTCAAACCCTAGGTAGTCTCTCTGGTACACAAAAGAAGCGTGGTACGCCCATGAGGCATCATAAACAGACACCATGGAGCCGCCAATTAAGCCTTGTCTTACATCGTCATAGTAAGCAATGCCCTGCCATTCCGTCTCATCTGTCAGCCAGTAGCGACGCAGACCAATGCCCTGTTGCTCAGTTCTTTGTTCGAGCTCGCTAGACTCTTGCTTTGTCCAGCTGGAATCGCTGTAAAGCAAACTCCACTCTCCCGAAAGATCAAAGTATGACGCCATTGCGACACCTGCCCCCTCCTCTACCTGAATTCCCACTGGGTGACGCCGATAAGGTTTGAACAAGTCTAAGGGGCGATATCCATACCCTACTCCCCAATCGAGGCGGATTTTCCCCAGCGTCATATCAAGCGGTAGTACGCCTGTCTCCCAGACGCCTTGCCAAAAAGCTCCTGAACAATCAACTCATTATCAGTTGAGTCGGATGAGTCGCTCGACGCTAGTTGACTACTCTTTGCTGCTAACAGGCCGCTCCAATTTTGCCACTCGGCCTGCACACGAAGCAACGCGTCTAGCTGCTCAGTGTGCGACGCCGTATGTGGTTCAAACCAGACGGAGTCTCTGTGCTGATTCTGGCTAACACTAACCGTCCAGTCCCAGTTGAAACTTGGTTGAGCAAGGCCGCTGCTTGAAACCGTTGCCGCCAACGCGAAAATCAAACGACAATTCACGTTATAGCTCCGACAGTGCGTTACGCGTCAAAAATGCCGGAATATAGTACTTATCTTCAAGTTGATGAGCCGTCACTTGCTGATATTCAATCACCGTTTTCTTCGCAGGCTGAATCTTGTCAATCAAGGTCATGCTCACGACTCTTGGCTGGCCATCGCGCTCACCCTGCTCAAACAATGCCTGCTTAGCCAGCTTGCCAGATTTTAAGTACAAGTCGGCTTTGATCGGGAAATCGCTCTCCGATTCCAACCATAATTCGATGCGATCGTAATTCGCACCTTGAGTTACAGACTGCAGAGAAAGCTGGTTTGCCAACACTGCTCGCTCATTGATGGTCAAGGTTTCCTGAGCCGTCAGCGTCGCTCGGTAGTCCTGACTCCAAGTGAGAGTAGATACATCGCCAACGGAGGCTTCACCGAGTAGTTTTTGCATTGGTGTTATACGGATCGGGCGACGACTTTTAGGCATCACTAGCCAATAGTTGTCTCCCAACATCAGCATCTTTTGCCCCGCTTCAACCGGTGACTTAAACACAACTAAAGACTCGCGTTCGGGGCGCGTATAAACATTGTATTGGCGTGTTTTATCCAGCTCTCCGTTTTTATACAAGGTAACCATAGACACCACTTTGGCGGACGCTGTATCAAGGCGGTAGGCATCTGCATTTTTGACCATGGTTTCCGTGTCATTAGCAAGCGCGCCAACACTCAACAGACTCAATCCGATGGCAATAGAAAGTGATTTAA
This DNA window, taken from Vibrio neptunius, encodes the following:
- a CDS encoding outer membrane lipoprotein-sorting protein, whose translation is MFKSLSIAIGLSLLSVGALANDTETMVKNADAYRLDTASAKVVSMVTLYKNGELDKTRQYNVYTRPERESLVVFKSPVEAGQKMLMLGDNYWLVMPKSRRPIRITPMQKLLGEASVGDVSTLTWSQDYRATLTAQETLTINERAVLANQLSLQSVTQGANYDRIELWLESESDFPIKADLYLKSGKLAKQALFEQGERDGQPRVVSMTLIDKIQPAKKTVIEYQQVTAHQLEDKYYIPAFLTRNALSEL
- a CDS encoding LytTR family DNA-binding domain-containing protein; translation: MQTDLLTAVIADDEPLLRRHLNQALAEYWPELDIVGQAANGEQALEMIEQHRPQVVFLDIKMPGLDGMSLAKKLSKRDCQPHIVFVTAYDEYAVQAFETNAADYLLKPVSDARLTQCVEKLKARLHSAEPVTELGTLLNQIQQLNAPAQPKYLSWIRASKGEEIHLIALSEVLYFKAEDKYVSLYKREQGNKVEYVLRTSLKELLAQLDPELFWQVHRSSVVNVSMIDKVKKDFSGKMVAVMGDDSIPISRAMQSKFTSMW
- a CDS encoding histidine kinase produces the protein MTDFATRLTDVLKSLVFTSVFCLIIAFATHAIWPSPFWEHILISFGYGYSAVLSSHLLQWTSEHWTRRQLSMLSIGASMVFGTTNAYYWLSKYDKFADFSQMKPVIILGFIFSAACFLYFYTHEQKLQTQKELERARRIQTEQEKALLLSQLKQLQSQIEPHFLFNTLANISVLIDSDATSAKRMLEKLTELLRGTLQRSRQYNTTLKGELELVDAYLAIQKIRLGERLNYEISDHCLGDLNIPPLLVQPLVENAVQHGIEPSSVGGKITVEVAENQDSVTISVIDNGIGFSDTPSHAGQGIGLDNIRHRLTTLFGQHASLNLKENASGGVIAQLSVQRRSLEKLEENMDAN
- a CDS encoding DsbA family protein, with the protein product MQTAKLYYVYDPMCSWCWGYKPTWEKIQSALADEVTVQYVVGGLAPDSMEPMPIAMREQIASYWKKIENYLGTEFNYDFWTKNTPKRSTYPSCRAVLAARKQGAEKEMLRAIQHAYYLQARNPSDSEVLIAIAAEIGLDEAQFLQDFQSEALNQQFMEELGFARSIGGNSFPSLFVETANGVVELPVDYESAQDTIEQIHRLMA
- a CDS encoding LysE family translocator; this translates as MTVESAITFFIAMLIFSITPGPGVFAIVARAMVSGAKHCISLSAGMVASDVIYLLLACLGLAAIAENWATLFVLIRYVGAAYLIYLGYKMIKALPEASEAIQQDQTPKAPSHITGFVQGFLISASNPKVILFYISFLPTFMDLTVLNSQDIALAAVLSVVALMTGLMMIAIGAGRLVKVLKTPSAQRKLNQGAGGVMIAAGTYLAINK